In Monomorium pharaonis isolate MP-MQ-018 chromosome 3, ASM1337386v2, whole genome shotgun sequence, a genomic segment contains:
- the LOC105840981 gene encoding dihydrolipoyllysine-residue acetyltransferase component of pyruvate dehydrogenase complex, mitochondrial isoform X1, translating to MIRTTSSLRNGLARAIVRGSVQSSSRTTVVRCLHRKHQQRLQFYNILHLVSTPSQQQLRFYVDYPDHIKVPLPALSPTMETGTIISWQKKEGDKLNEGDLLAEIETDKATMGFETPEEGYLAKILVPAGTKNVSIGKLVCIIVQDESNVAAFKDFKDDSVAAPPTPAAPAVSPPSPPLPTVAPPTLPPVTAKIPSVAPLSEDRIYASPLARRLAAERGLSLQGLKGTGLYGSVTSKDLEGATVQPAVTMVDAPTGVDIPVSNIRGVIAKRLLESKQTIPHYYLSVDVKMDAALAMREQFNKLLEKDKIKLSINDIIIKAMAMACKKVPEGNSAWLGNVIRQYNNVDVSVAVSTDSGLITPIVFGADIKGIIQISKDVKALAAKAREGKLKPHEFQGGTITVSNLGMFGIKNFSAIINPPQSIILAVGTTETTLIPAKNEKGFMTAQYMSVTASCDHRTVDGAVGAQWLAAFKDLMENPTTMLL from the exons TAACGGGCTGGCACGCGCAATTGTCCGTGGTTCTGTGCAATCCAGCAGCAGGACCACCGTCGTCCGGTGTCTTCACAGAAAACACCAACAGAG gcTGCAATTTTACAACATTCTGCATCTTGTCTCAACACCATCGCAGCAGCAGCTCAGGTTTTATGTTGATTATCCCGATCATATTAAAGTTCCACTTCCAGCATTGTCTCCCACTATGGAAACAGGAACAATAATAAGTTGGCAGAAAAAGGAGG GTGATAAATTAAACGAGGGTGACTTGCTAGCAGAGATCGAAACGGACAAAGCTACCATGGGGTTTGAAACTCCCGAAGAAGGTTATCTAGCCAAGATTTTAGTACCCGCAGGAACAAAGAATGTATCTATAGGGAAACTGGTTTGCATAATTGTACAAGACGAATCTAATGTGGCTgcatttaaagattttaaagacGACTCAGTGGCTGCACCTCCTACGCCAGCAGCGCCCGCGGTTTCTCCACCATCGCCACCGCTTCCTACAGTGGCACCACCAACCTTACCGCCAGTTACTGCAAAAATTCCTTCTGTCGCACCGCTTTCCGAAGATAGGATATACGCTAGTCCATTAGCAAGAAGATTAGCAGCTGAAAGAGGACTCAGCTTACAG GGTCTAAAGGGAACGGGATTATATGGTTCTGTAACGTCCAAAGATTTGGAAGGTGCGACAGTACAACCAGCAGTAACCATGGTTGACGCGCCAACTGGAGTAGATATTCCTGTATCGAATATACGCGGGGTTATTGCCAAACGTTTGTTAGAGAGCAAGCAAACGATCCCACATTATTATCTTTCGGTAGATGTAAAGATGGACGCTGCATTAGCAATGCGAGaacagtttaataaattattagagaaggacaagataaaattaagcataaatgatattattatcaaagcaATGGCAATGGCTTGTAAAAAAGTACCAGAAGGCAACAGCGCCTGGTTAGGAAATGTAATTCGACA ATATAACAACGTGGATGTTAGTGTAGCAGTAAGCACAGACAGCGGTTTAATCACTCCTATAGTGTTTGGTGCTGACATAAAAGGTATAATTCAAATCAGTAAAGACGTGAAGGCACTGGCCGCGAAGGCGAGGGAAGGAAAATTAAAACCGCATGAGTTCCAAGGAGGAACaattactgtgtccaatttgGGCATGTTTggaattaagaatttttctgcTATAATAAATCCTCCACAGTCTATCATTCTTGCTGTAGGCACTACAGAGACTACACTGATACCTGCCAAAAATGAAAAAGG atttatgACTGCCCAATACATGTCTGTAACTGCCAGCTGCGATCATCGTACCGTTGACGGTGCAGTAGGCGCACAATGGTTAGCCGCCTTTAAGGATTTGATGGAAAATCCAACAACGATGCTTTTATA
- the LOC105840981 gene encoding dihydrolipoyllysine-residue acetyltransferase component of pyruvate dehydrogenase complex, mitochondrial isoform X2, whose amino-acid sequence MIRTTSSLRNGLARAIVRGSVQSSSRTTVVRCLHRKHQQRLQFYNILHLVSTPSQQQLRFYVDYPDHIKVPLPALSPTMETGTIISWQKKEGDKLNEGDLLAEIETDKATMGFETPEEGYLAKILVPAGTKNVSIGKLVCIIVQDESNVAAFKDFKDDSVAAPPTPAAPAVSPPSPPLPTVAPPTLPPVTAKIPSVAPLSEDRIYASPLARRLAAERGLSLQGLKGTGLYGSVTSKDLEGATVQPAVTMVDAPTGVDIPVSNIRGVIAKRLLESKQTIPHYYLSVDVKMDAALAMREQFNKLLEKDKIKLSINDIIIKAMAMACKKVPEGNSAWLGNVIRQYNNVDVSVAVSTDSGLITPIVFGADIKGIIQISKDVKALAAKAREGKLKPHEFQGGTITVSNLGMFGIKNFSAIINPPQSIILAVGTTETTLIPAKNEKGFMTAQYMSVTASCDHRTVDGAVGAQWLAAFKDLMENPTTMLL is encoded by the exons TAACGGGCTGGCACGCGCAATTGTCCGTGGTTCTGTGCAATCCAGCAGCAGGACCACCGTCGTCCGGTGTCTTCACAGAAAACACCAACAGAG gcTGCAATTTTACAACATTCTGCATCTTGTCTCAACACCATCGCAGCAGCAGCTCAGGTTTTATGTTGATTATCCCGATCATATTAAAGTTCCACTTCCAGCATTGTCTCCCACTATGGAAACAGGAACAATAATAAGTTGGCAGAAAAAGGAGG GTGATAAATTAAACGAGGGTGACTTGCTAGCAGAGATCGAAACGGACAAAGCTACCATGGGGTTTGAAACTCCCGAAGAAGGTTATCTAGCCAAGATTTTAGTACCCGCAGGAACAAAGAATGTATCTATAGGGAAACTGGTTTGCATAATTGTACAAGACGAATCTAATGTGGCTgcatttaaagattttaaagacGACTCAGTGGCTGCACCTCCTACGCCAGCAGCGCCCGCGGTTTCTCCACCATCGCCACCGCTTCCTACAGTGGCACCACCAACCTTACCGCCAGTTACTGCAAAAATTCCTTCTGTCGCACCGCTTTCCGAAGATAGGATATACGCTAGTCCATTAGCAAGAAGATTAGCAGCTGAAAGAGGACTCAGCTTACAG GGTCTAAAGGGAACGGGATTATATGGTTCTGTAACGTCCAAAGATTTGGAAGGTGCGACAGTACAACCAGCAGTAACCATGGTTGACGCGCCAACTGGAGTAGATATTCCTGTATCGAATATACGCGGGGTTATTGCCAAACGTTTGTTAGAGAGCAAGCAAACGATCCCACATTATTATCTTTCGGTAGATGTAAAGATGGACGCTGCATTAGCAATGCGAGaacagtttaataaattattagagaaggacaagataaaattaagcataaatgatattattatcaaagcaATGGCAATGGCTTGTAAAAAAGTACCAGAAGGCAACAGCGCCTGGTTAGGAAATGTAATTCGACA ATATAACAACGTGGATGTTAGTGTAGCAGTAAGCACAGACAGCGGTTTAATCACTCCTATAGTGTTTGGTGCTGACATAAAAGGTATAATTCAAATCAGTAAAGACGTGAAGGCACTGGCCGCGAAGGCGAGGGAAGGAAAATTAAAACCGCATGAGTTCCAAGGAGGAACaattactgtgtccaatttgGGCATGTTTggaattaagaatttttctgcTATAATAAATCCTCCACAGTCTATCATTCTTGCTGTAGGCACTACAGAGACTACACTGATACCTGCCAAAAATGAAAAAGG atttatgACTGCCCAATACATGTCTGTAACTGCCAGCTGCGATCATCGTACCGTTGACGGTGCAGTAGGCGCACAATGGTTAGCCGCCTTTAAGGATTTGATGGAAAATCCAACAACGATGCTTTTATAG
- the LOC105840981 gene encoding dihydrolipoyllysine-residue acetyltransferase component of pyruvate dehydrogenase complex, mitochondrial isoform X3, producing METGTIISWQKKEGDKLNEGDLLAEIETDKATMGFETPEEGYLAKILVPAGTKNVSIGKLVCIIVQDESNVAAFKDFKDDSVAAPPTPAAPAVSPPSPPLPTVAPPTLPPVTAKIPSVAPLSEDRIYASPLARRLAAERGLSLQGLKGTGLYGSVTSKDLEGATVQPAVTMVDAPTGVDIPVSNIRGVIAKRLLESKQTIPHYYLSVDVKMDAALAMREQFNKLLEKDKIKLSINDIIIKAMAMACKKVPEGNSAWLGNVIRQYNNVDVSVAVSTDSGLITPIVFGADIKGIIQISKDVKALAAKAREGKLKPHEFQGGTITVSNLGMFGIKNFSAIINPPQSIILAVGTTETTLIPAKNEKGFMTAQYMSVTASCDHRTVDGAVGAQWLAAFKDLMENPTTMLL from the exons ATGGAAACAGGAACAATAATAAGTTGGCAGAAAAAGGAGG GTGATAAATTAAACGAGGGTGACTTGCTAGCAGAGATCGAAACGGACAAAGCTACCATGGGGTTTGAAACTCCCGAAGAAGGTTATCTAGCCAAGATTTTAGTACCCGCAGGAACAAAGAATGTATCTATAGGGAAACTGGTTTGCATAATTGTACAAGACGAATCTAATGTGGCTgcatttaaagattttaaagacGACTCAGTGGCTGCACCTCCTACGCCAGCAGCGCCCGCGGTTTCTCCACCATCGCCACCGCTTCCTACAGTGGCACCACCAACCTTACCGCCAGTTACTGCAAAAATTCCTTCTGTCGCACCGCTTTCCGAAGATAGGATATACGCTAGTCCATTAGCAAGAAGATTAGCAGCTGAAAGAGGACTCAGCTTACAG GGTCTAAAGGGAACGGGATTATATGGTTCTGTAACGTCCAAAGATTTGGAAGGTGCGACAGTACAACCAGCAGTAACCATGGTTGACGCGCCAACTGGAGTAGATATTCCTGTATCGAATATACGCGGGGTTATTGCCAAACGTTTGTTAGAGAGCAAGCAAACGATCCCACATTATTATCTTTCGGTAGATGTAAAGATGGACGCTGCATTAGCAATGCGAGaacagtttaataaattattagagaaggacaagataaaattaagcataaatgatattattatcaaagcaATGGCAATGGCTTGTAAAAAAGTACCAGAAGGCAACAGCGCCTGGTTAGGAAATGTAATTCGACA ATATAACAACGTGGATGTTAGTGTAGCAGTAAGCACAGACAGCGGTTTAATCACTCCTATAGTGTTTGGTGCTGACATAAAAGGTATAATTCAAATCAGTAAAGACGTGAAGGCACTGGCCGCGAAGGCGAGGGAAGGAAAATTAAAACCGCATGAGTTCCAAGGAGGAACaattactgtgtccaatttgGGCATGTTTggaattaagaatttttctgcTATAATAAATCCTCCACAGTCTATCATTCTTGCTGTAGGCACTACAGAGACTACACTGATACCTGCCAAAAATGAAAAAGG atttatgACTGCCCAATACATGTCTGTAACTGCCAGCTGCGATCATCGTACCGTTGACGGTGCAGTAGGCGCACAATGGTTAGCCGCCTTTAAGGATTTGATGGAAAATCCAACAACGATGCTTTTATA